One part of the Ziziphus jujuba cultivar Dongzao chromosome 2, ASM3175591v1 genome encodes these proteins:
- the LOC107419597 gene encoding L-type lectin-domain containing receptor kinase IX.1-like: MPLSDFLLQLVLTLEKHEILSWEFNSAEFPAGNNKQGRMNNVAVMVGPVVGGGFLTVVIVLLCWRRAQGVVEFEDQEAPLGFEDAMNGELDHNAGPRRYSYSELVRATNNFANEGLLGGEGFGEVYKGFLSQLNMTVAVKRVSKRSRQGRKEYISELKIISGLRHKNLVKLMGWCNEKGELLLIYQFMPNGSPDSRLFRDKTMLKWAVRYKIAPGLASALLYRHEESEQSVIHRDIKSSNIMLDSDFNIKLGDFGLARLMDEDAGVKTTALAGTFGYMAPEYISKGKASKASDVYSFGVVALEIACGRKSIQSNSDASLVARVWELYGADRLVDALDKRLCMEFEAKELEYLVNVGLWCAYPVHTLRPSIRQALRVLKFEAHFPDLPKNMPPPNYNLVSLEEEPPLPPSAPHSLTFTSINAGR, from the coding sequence GGCAGAGTTCCCTGCAGGAAATAATAAACAAGGCAGAATGAATAATGTGGCAGTGATGGTTGGTCCTGTAGTTGGTGGAGGTTTTCTTACTGTTGTAATTGTTCTGCTATGTTGGAGGCGAGCCCAAGGGGTGGTTGAATTTGAAGATCAAGAAGCACCCTTAGGATTCGAAGATGCTATGAACGGGGAACTCGATCACAACGCAGGTCCTAGGAGGTATTCCTACAGTGAATTGGTCAGGGCCACTAATAACTTTGCTAACGAAGGTCTTCTTGGAGGAGAAGGATTCGGAGAGGTTTACAAAGGCTTCCTAAGCCAGCTGAATATGACAGTTGCAGTTAAAAGAGTTTCTAAAAGGTCCAGACAGGGAAGAAAGGAGTACATATCCGAGCTGAAAATAATCAGCGGGCTGAGACACAAAAATTTAGTAAAGCTGATGGGTTGGTGCAATGAGAAGGGAGAGCTCCTTCTCATCTACCAGTTCATGCCTAACGGCAGTCCCGATTCTCGCCTGTTTCGAGACAAGACCATGCTCAAATGGGCAGTCAGGTATAAAATAGCCCCTGGCCTTGCCTCTGCACTGCTATACCGGCACGAAGAGTCGGAACAAAGTGTGATTCACAGGGACATAAAATCAAGCAATATAATGTTGGACTCGGATTTCAACATCAAGCTAGGGGATTTTGGTCTGGCGAGGTTGATGGATGAAGATGCAGGCGTAAAGACAACAGCGTTGGCAGGGACATTTGGTTACATGGCACCGGAATACATAAGCAAAGGCAAGGCAAGTAAGGCATCGGATGTGTATAGCTTTGGGGTGGTAGCGTTGGAGATAGCATGTGGAAGAAAATCAATTCAAAGTAACAGTGATGCATCACTAGTAGCTCGGGTGTGGGAGTTATATGGAGCGGATAGATTGGTTGATGCGTTGGACAAGAGATTGTGTATGGAGTTTGAGGCAAAAGAGTTGGAATATTTGGTGAATGTTGGGCTTTGGTGTGCTTACCCTGTTCATACTCTCAGACCATCCATTAGGCAGGCATTGCGGGTTCTGAAATTTGAGGCACATTTTCCTGATCTTCCCAAAAACATGCCTCCCCCAAACTACAATTTAGTTAGCTTGGAAGAGGAACCACCTCTGCCCCCCTCTGCACCACATTCACTGACTTTTACTTCTATTAATGCTGGTCGTTAA